The DNA sequence CGTCAAGCGATTACTCGTGCGATTGCTGACCAAGCGCGTACGATTCGGATTCCGGTTCACATGGTTGAGACAATCAATAAATTAGTGCGGGAGCAACGAAATCTTTTGCAAGAATTGGGACAAGATCCAACGCCAGAACAAATTGCTGAGCGCATGGATATGACACCAGATAAAGTTCGTGAAATTTTGAAGATTGCCCAAGAGCCGGTCTCTCTTGAAACTCCAATTGGAGAAGAAGATGATAGTCATCTTGGCGATTTCATTGAGGATGAAGTGATTGAAAATCCAGTTGATTACACAACACGTATTGTCCTACGTGAGCAATTAGACGAGGTTCTTGATACATTAACAGACCGTGAAGAAAATGTCCTACGTTTGCGTTTCGGTCTAGATGATGGTAAAATGCGTACGCTGGAAGATGTTGGAAAAGTCTTTAACGTGACTCGTGAACGGATTCGACAAATTGAGGCCAAAGCCCTACGCAAATTGCGTCATCCAAGTCGTAGCAAGCCACTTCGTGACTTTATTGAAGATTAGTAGACAAAAGGAGGCACCATGGCATACACAAACGAACAAATTGATGATATTAAAAATCGTATCTTGGAAAGTTTGGAACAAGTTATTGACCCTGAATTAGGAATTGATATTGTAAATCTTGGTTTGATTTATGAAATTCGGTTCAATGGTGAAAATGGTGAGACGCAGATTGATATGACCTTAACAACAATGGGCTGTCCACTGGCTGACTTATTAACTGATCAGATTCATGATGCGATGTCAGATGTACCTGAAGTGAGCAAAGTAGAAGTGAGGCTGGTGTGGTATCCAGCATGGACTGTGGATAAAATGAGTCGCTACGCACGCATCGCCCTAGGGATTAAATAAGAATATGGTAGCATGACTTGATTATGCTGCTTTTGTTTTGCTCAAACATTCAGAATATGTGCAATATTTTAACTTTATACTTTATATCACTTGAAGTATTGTAAGAATCTGTTATAATGGTTGAACATACTGAATTTTAGAAAAGGGAGAGAAGATGATTAAAAAAGGAGCACTGACAGGATTACTCTTGTTTGGAA is a window from the Streptococcus anginosus subsp. whileyi MAS624 genome containing:
- a CDS encoding metal-sulfur cluster assembly factor, whose amino-acid sequence is MAYTNEQIDDIKNRILESLEQVIDPELGIDIVNLGLIYEIRFNGENGETQIDMTLTTMGCPLADLLTDQIHDAMSDVPEVSKVEVRLVWYPAWTVDKMSRYARIALGIK